The window TTGAACTACATAGTCCAATACATACTCAATACTATGTATTTAAGTTTGTATAACGtaatataatttagaaaacGATCATTCAAGGAGCTAACGAATAAGAAACTGGCATAGACTTTTACGAAATAAATTGTGAATTGGGGAATATGCAATACTGAACTAAAACATTAAAAGAAGaattaaaatcattttgttatactatatagaaattaattttataaccGTCCAATGGAAAGAGCCGACGAGCTTATTAAAATAAGGTGCATTAGCGTATTTAacactaatattttaattccGTCCAAACAACAAAGActcatttaataataaagacTATTTTAgctatatgtgtatatattaaattgtcAGGGAAGGTGAGATTGTTGTCTCTGTCTTagaatatatagagagaaaCGAAAAGTAGaagtaagaaaatatatatgcgAAAGTGGTTAAGAGATTAGTGTCGGTGGTTTTTTGAACTTCTCTTTTGCAGTTTCGTGTTCCTCTCATCTCTTCTTGGCCCACGTGTTCATCAGTCTCCCTCCGCATGTAATCGCTTCGCCGTCAACTTCACATCTTCTTGCTCTTCTCTAAATCTTTCTGCTTATAAGAAAGTCTCTAGATCGGAAAGAAAGTTGATATTCTTTcgttgttttatgtttttggaaTAGTGATGGAAGTGGCGGCGGCTGTTCCTACTTCGGCGGTTGCGACGgcgaggaagagagagaaaccGTATAAAGGGATAAGGATGAGGAAGTGGGGGAAGTGGGTGGCGGAGATAAGAGAGCCTAACAAACGGTCGAGGATCTGGCTTGGCTCTTACTCAACTCCCGAGGCGGCGGCGAGAGCTTACGACACGGCGGTGTTCTATCTCCGAGGTCCGTCTGCTCGGCTTAATTTCCCGGAGCTTTTAGCCGGCGTTAAGGTAGCGGGAGGAAACGGCTGTGGGGATATGTCGGCGGCTTACATAAGGAGAAAAGCGGCGGAGGTTGGAGCGCAAGTGGATGCGTTAGAAGCGGCGGGAGGGAATCGTcagcatcatcatcaacaatATCAACGTGGTAATCATGATTACGTGGATGATGATCATAGTGTTAATCATAGTGATTATCGTCTTAACGATGGTCAGCATGAGTGTACTAGTAAGGAAGGGTTTAAGAGGTGTAACGCGTCATGGGAAGCGGTCGATTTAAACAAGTTACCGGACCCGGAAACTTCAGATGACGATTAGGAAGGGAATCCacttaaaaccaaaccaaaaaaaaacaaaaacgttgTAGAAGTAAGATTTTTAGAGAATGTTTGTCTTTATGATGCGCGGAGGTTGCTAACATGCACCTCTTTACTGAGTTTGTGATTACTGATTTTTACTACTGCTACTATTAGTGTAATGATATGTTTTCCATAAATAGTTTTCACTCGATCACTCCtttctaaatttaaatcatcGTAAAAGTGTTAAATGTTTGGTTGTGTTCAAACTCTTCAGTACAGTGAGTATGATGTCATGTACAGTATATAAAATTCGGATGGAAACACGTCGGTGAATGGATAGCAACAGAAGAAGCAGTATACTTAAGGAAACAGAAGTGAGTGTTTCGAGTTAAGAGATGGGGCAGCCGAGTCGCAGAGTGTCCTACAAAGCAAATATGGTAAGTGGGTCTACTTTAACTTGTCTGATCTTAACAACTAAAGCTCTGTCTCTATTATCCAAGTTCTAACTGCTAAagtcatttttaaattttgttttttataaattaaatataatttgaaaagcATTATTGGATTGAGaatcaaataccaaaagaaTCTGATAACCTAACCtatcaaacaaaaagagaagctgattctgtaagaaaaaaaagtaagtaGTGTACTTACCACTTACCAGACAGACTTCAACAAAAGCTGAGTTCCTTGTGACCGACATAAGATGCGGAACTCTTGTAATACAAGTTAATATAATTCTAGTACAAGGTACACTGTTGAGCACTCACTCTTATTATCTGGATAATGTTTGTTCCATGTTGATTTCCTCTCTACAACCTATTTTCTTGGTTTTTGTTTGTATCTTATTCAAGCGTTCCTATCACCAGCGCGCTTTATTTGAAGTGCAGCTCTAACCACGTTACCTCTTGTGATAATACCAACCTTTTATTTGGAGGAATATATAAAAAGGATAAGCGATGCATAAGAAAGATTATGCAACTTTAAACTTAAGTGTGAGATGGGTAGAATGTTAAATCTCCTTACCAATTTTCCATGGGAATCTACCACAGGGAGCCTGCGATATTTGGTCTCGAGCAAGATTCTAGTGGGAAACAGAACAAGAATATCAAGTTAGGGAAGGGTGAACATAATTGACGGCACTGAAAATAAAGTAAAGACAGTAACTTAGCAGCATCTTCGAGGTTGGTATTTTCCTCAACAACAACTGGAGCTGGTGTCATTAAATCTCCAACAAGCTTCCCATTGGTTTTGCTCAGTAGCTTTTGCACTGCATTGAAAGTCtgcaatttttttaatcagatcAACATGATACAATACAAGAACATTACAAGATACAGAATGCATAGAAACAATTTATTGAGAAGTTTTATTATGTCAAACATTTAATCCACTTGCACAGAGTTCTGTCTACTTAAACTAGAGATATGAGTTGAAGGCAATTAGATGAAATTATGTGCAATGGTAATTGAGTCAATTAATCAGAAAAACTTCGTAGTAAAGTCCAATTCACACAATCTACTGCTGGTAACGTGAGAGAAACATAAGAATGAGTGATCTGAAAATCATTCAGGGTTAAAATTGttaataataaaagagaggGCCACATACTTTCCAGGTGCTGTCAACCTCAGGGAACATGGCATTTTCTGTACTTCCACTACCTGTATTGATAAGCAAGAAAAAACAGTAAATAAGATTTCAAAAGgggtgttccaaaaaaaaaaaattcaaaggtTAAGAGAAGAAGCTTTTTGATCATTTCACAATTGAGCGTGCTATCTAGAAACAAATGAGACACAAGATCATCATCATAACACtgatatttttatcttataCCACCATGTGATCAAATAGCTTTCATCTTTCTCcaccaaaatcaaaaatatctttGCAAACAAAGGAAACCAAATACACTGAGGAGGTTGTTAGACGGCCCATTTACCAGAGATGGAGTCCAGAGCCAACAAATCATAATCTGAAACAAGCCCAACCTGCAGCAACAATGATTAGGTTTGGACTCATGTGAACCTCTATGAGTAGGCATACAAAAGTGGATACTAACCAGCTTCCAGTCTTGGTCGATCACAGGAAATCCTGTAATCCTATTCTCCACAAGGATTTCTAGAGCTGTTAAGAAGGGAACAAAAGAGTTGTTACAAAATTGAATCACAAAACACAGCATTGCATGTTCCAAGCAATCTGTTACCCTATGTTGCACCGAGAGGGATACATGAACAGAAACGAGGACGGaaaacagtaaaaaaatttaaaaaaatatggacACAGTACggcaatatatataaatatttcataaaattttattttgaattaatataaGATATATGTGACATAACAACACATCAGTTCTTGGCTACAGTAACAGtcattttgtaatttaattttataattcaaCATATGAGTGATACCTTCATCAACAGTGGTGGTAGGTTTGACCACATGCAAGTCATCCTTCTTAGTCATGAACTCACCAACAGTGTACACTCCACTTCTTGGCTACAGTAACATTCAAAAAAGTACATCCTATAAGCTCAAACCAAACCCCTTGGTTACTTGTACAACACTTTAGTCAATCCAATTCTATAATCAAATGCACAAATGTCGTCACTATCTCATTGTTCAACTTGCACCATGTTCGATCATAGTGAATAGAGACGAATCTAATAACCTAACACAACCTGATCTATCACAATTCCCAAAAACCTAAGACGCAAAAGAGCATACCGAAGAGGACTTCGCCGTTAACGTGGCGCCGGCGGAGGAAGCTGAAGGACCTCGGGAGTTGGAGAGGGAGCTGAGAGTGGGGGAGAAGGTGGAGTTGATGGAGAGGAATCTCGGCGGGAAAAGAGTTGGAGAAGAAGCCGAGAGCGGTGCGCGTAGGCGCGTGATGGAGAGTGGACAAGCATGGACGACGGCGTCCATCGAACGTCGGAGGGAAAGATCGCCGGAAGTGATAAGAGttggaaagagagagagagagagagatcacgATATCTCTGCGTTTGTATTGGGAAAAGCGAAGAACCGTGActatctctttttttctttctttttaattcattttaacCAAACCGGTTTATGTTTCAAACCGATAAATTAAAGAAATTCGAACCAGGCACACCTTTACGTACTTTTTAAATTGGATCTTTATTAGTTTGTTGGTTTTTGGGCCAGAAAACTTCAAATACTTTTTTGATTggtgaaaattgaaaatttgaagGCTTCATTACCGCCAATACAAAATGACGGATCCATTCAGACagataatttttgtttagtttaacGTGGTTCATAGTACTCAAAGGATCTTTTTTGACCAATTACACGAATGATCTTGCCTTCGATGACACTCAATTTGTTGCTTTTATAATCGCTCAAGTTGTTTACGTGGTCCTTCGAATTTTCTATGATATATTGGCTTGTTAATGACTTCACTGAGTTTATAATATTCTAactattaattttgttttcgtCTACGTCAAaactaataaaaagttaaaaacacaTCAATGTCATTTTGTTCACCAAGGCCAGACTGGTCCATTCAAACCTCACGCTAGGTGGAATTGTAGAGTCGAACTCTATTTCAATTAACCCAGCAGAGATGTGGTGTATATAAGTATAATTTATTGGAGGTCATTACCTAAAATGAGACCATGGCcattgtatttaaaaaataatatcaataatAATCCACAGCATGCACAGAATCACGATATACGAACTAATTGCTATACAaagcatataaatattttgatacataGACAATGAATGCAAAACCTATATATTTTggactttttcttgggttcactccctatgGAGGTTCACAACAACCAATAGCATTGTcttattttagatttagtatcttttataaaaggaaataaaataattactaagttatattatgtttttaaaataaaaaggataaaaataaataaaaataaatagtagttgtaaaaaaaattaaaatatttttaacactgtcaacaaaatacaaaactctaacccctaaattttaaacatcAATCTCTAAACCTTCAGATGAACTACAAGTTATAAGTCcaagaatttatgatttatccaacgGTTTAGAATTTACACaagggtttacggtttagggtttagtattaatggtttagtgttttaacatttagtgtctagtgtttataatttagagattaagatttatccaagggtttaggatttatccaagggtttagagtttagtattttttattttttttacggtttaaaagttattaaatttatttttaaattttcgttttttatcaattactattttttctatattttaaaaatataatataacttgcaTTTACTTTATTTCCTTGCAAGAATAACTCTATATTTTGTATTGCAAGATCTTTTTATCATTAGATTTAAGTCTCTTCTCGTCCGTTATTCCatactaataatattacaaACAAATAGCATGCACAGAATCACGATATACGAACTAATTGCTATACAaagcatataaatattttgatacataGACAATGAATGCAAAAcctatatattttcattttgtatTGCAAAATCTTTTTATCATTAGGTTAAAGTCTCTTCTCGTCCGTTATTCCATACTAAAAATTTTACAAACAAATCTGTTCCTCTGAAACGGAATATTAAACATGCTATTTTAGTGAGATTCAGCAATTTGTTGTATTTTAAAACTTGTCGTTTTAAAACATGTTAGCTGCCAACTACCCTTGATGAGATATTTTCAccactttaaaaaaaagaaagaatcataCATTCATACTGCATGTGTTTCTCTTTGCCTTGACCTCAGTTAGGCCCTATTATCCGTCCATCactgatttatttattttgtctgAAGCATCGAAGCAAactaaaagcaaaataaaagtgaaaaaggAAATGATTCCCATATTAGTGAAAACTTGAAAAGTTGGAATAATTCGTTGGTCCCTCCATTAACTAACGTGAATTATTGCAAATGGGACCGTACTAGTATTTGGGTGTGGTTTCAAAATAGtaccaacaaaaacaaaaacataatttaaaagaaagtgttttgTGTGTGTCGTCGGTGTCAAATGATGTTTGGGAAAACAAGTGGGGGGTTAATTTCAAAGATTTACAAAAATGGAAAGTCTTTGGACCGCAAAACGTATGGACATCGTACCTAAGTTCCTGACTCCTTTCTATATTTGCACATTAACGTGTTTCCCTTTGTCCCTTTTTTTGTCGTCTCCTTCAGAATTTTTTGTTAACCTCTCAATAATTTAACCCccagttttttttgttaacctcTCCTATACAGTGATTTACCCTTCGTTTGTTTAATTTTCATTGATTACTAATAACATTCGATTTTATTGACAAATAAGTcaatttttctcatttttctaCGTAATATGTTTATATTCTGACTagtgaacaaagaaaaaaggttTCTATTCCGACCTTTTTTAACAAAGGCTTTCCTATTTTGACACTTTTAAAATTACATCTGCTGGTTTTGCTTTCACTCCAATTTTGTTGTCATTCGAAAGTTAGCTAATCTAACATTTTCTTGTAGATACATTAGGTACGTAGAAAATTAGTTCGCTATCACGAGTCGCATCCAATTGTATTGGAAGGATTAAAAACAAActacaacatataaaaattaccTACCGTGAAGACATCGAGGAGTATTATCCACTATCAGCCCGTTCACATGGCCCCCACATTGAGTGATGATAAAATATCACATAAAACGAATCCTACTTGAGGATATTTGGAAAGCTTAACAAGATTTGGACAACTCACAGAGAGAGATTTTATCGATACCGTCCGATGTTTTCCACGTTCGTTAATCTCGGACTCGATTGCGATTCCAAGATTtgcaaattaaaaatttaaggtCTGACTGGTTTAATCGCAGCGGTTGCAGTTGCGGTTGCGAGAGTTTACGGGTGCGGATGGTTGCGGTTTCAAGCATTTTcgagagatttgtacgactggtacagcggttagaaattgttgcgtttgcaagactcttatgactggtaaactaccaattGCACcatatgttaaataataaattaacaatatttacgttttatagaaaatattttggttttaaaaatttatgatataaattaaaatataatatgtatatattttataatttctattatttcaatttaaaaattttattggatatttttagtattattttatttattttgtttttaaggaaaaataatttattcttcCGCAatcgcccgcaaccgcaaacgctagttagaaccagcttttgattttaagaggttcggagcggtttgaagcgatttgtagcattttctgtgattgtttcgaaacgccaacaaccgctacgAACCGCAAAAACTGCGTTTGTTTGTGGTAGTGGAGAAACCAGTCATTCCTTAGACATATCTAGAACCTTTGGATATGCACTTAGTTGTAAATCCTTATCTCCTAAATACATAACAACGTTGTATATGattgatttatcatttatcaTATTATGCCAGTGGCGAATGAGTATATTTACCCATTACCCAACAAGATCCACAGTTTTGATTTGCATTTAAATCACTACTATCAAATCCAAACTACTAGTTGggtatattaatttatacatgTATGGTCTACGTAGATCTATTAGTTCAAGTAGCTAATATTTTCTGCATCATTTATGACATATGAAATTCAATTATGTACTAAGAAATTGAATTTATTGTTACTCGTCCACACTATGTGAGCATAGGCAAGTAGAATCAGGTAGATGTAgcattgattattttatttatgttttggttaatgTACTAGGCATATTAACATATACATGTATCTCATTGCGGCTTGTGTGAAcgtaatttgtattttaatttccAAGGAAACAGAATAATAAAAGCCTACATTTGTTTTCGACATCAAATAAGTCTTTGTAGATTTGTATAAATGATTTCCTAC is drawn from Raphanus sativus cultivar WK10039 unplaced genomic scaffold, ASM80110v3 Scaffold0102, whole genome shotgun sequence and contains these coding sequences:
- the LOC108851450 gene encoding ethylene-responsive transcription factor RAP2-10 — protein: MEVAAAVPTSAVATARKREKPYKGIRMRKWGKWVAEIREPNKRSRIWLGSYSTPEAAARAYDTAVFYLRGPSARLNFPELLAGVKVAGGNGCGDMSAAYIRRKAAEVGAQVDALEAAGGNRQHHHQQYQRGNHDYVDDDHSVNHSDYRLNDGQHECTSKEGFKRCNASWEAVDLNKLPDPETSDDD
- the LOC130501113 gene encoding CBS domain-containing protein CBSX1, chloroplastic-like, producing MDAVVHACPLSITRLRAPLSASSPTLFPPRFLSINSTFSPTLSSLSNSRGPSASSAGATLTAKSSSPRSGVYTVGEFMTKKDDLHVVKPTTTVDEALEILVENRITGFPVIDQDWKLVGLVSDYDLLALDSISGSGSTENAMFPEVDSTWKTFNAVQKLLSKTNGKLVGDLMTPAPVVVEENTNLEDAAKILLETKYRRLPVVDSHGKLVGIITRGNVVRAALQIKRAGDRNA